In one window of Labilithrix sp. DNA:
- a CDS encoding PQQ-binding-like beta-propeller repeat protein produces MNRTPAQTEPVIVVSSSITAVDRATGEVRWKQEFDNGFRRYAVDSGRIFALDSQGTLHCLDVATGATIGKVDLSPLPSSGAMLFDSGVLYVCGDNVLIAVSIDGRVLWRTSVGYNKVHSLPGIAVVGGNSLQPDFSKG; encoded by the coding sequence ATGAACCGCACACCCGCGCAGACCGAACCGGTCATCGTCGTCTCCAGCAGCATCACCGCGGTCGACCGCGCGACCGGCGAGGTGCGCTGGAAACAGGAGTTCGACAACGGGTTTCGTCGCTACGCCGTCGACAGCGGGCGCATCTTCGCGCTCGACAGCCAAGGCACGTTGCACTGCCTCGACGTCGCCACCGGCGCGACGATCGGGAAGGTCGACCTCTCTCCACTTCCGTCCTCCGGCGCGATGCTCTTCGACAGCGGCGTCCTCTACGTCTGCGGAGACAACGTGCTCATCGCGGTGAGCATCGACGGCCGCGTGCTGTGGCGGACCAGCGTCGGCTACAACAAAGTTCATAGTCTGCCCGGAATCGCGGTCGTAGGCGGCAATTCGCTCCAACCCGATTTCTCGAAAGGCTGA
- a CDS encoding FAD-dependent monooxygenase yields MRPLDVGVIGCGTAGAAAALFLARAGHHVTIYERVPRPKAVGAGITLQPTGLHVLARLDLHHHVLARGARLDRIVCETKERRSLIDLSYGALGEGLFGIGLHRGVLFETLFGAVRREPNIVVQPGIEVVDLARAAPNGRERRSWFVDAAGERHGPHELVIAADGARSQLRDDSSTSKRITPYPWGALWFVGIDPSKLNPDGTRDERARTLHQVVDGSRRMLGMLPTGRAPTGLAEPRQPDPRLISLFWSIRCDRVEEWRKAGLPAWKDEVRALAPEVETVLEQIEDPAQLLFAQYHDVVMHRWHTRNVAYLGDAAHATSPQLGQGTNLALWDAMELADALADEKQNLAAALADYSRRREDHLAFYQLATRWLTPFFQGDVEELGKLRDFAMPLMGKVPWMKRMMTLGMLGVVDGFGGKTLTLKLPVVHRVKPLKVPRASQSGEKSEKAEKPARVEASEDAPSA; encoded by the coding sequence ATGAGGCCGCTCGACGTCGGAGTGATCGGGTGCGGAACGGCGGGCGCCGCGGCCGCGCTCTTCCTCGCGCGCGCGGGGCATCACGTGACGATCTACGAGCGCGTGCCGAGGCCGAAGGCGGTCGGCGCCGGCATCACCCTCCAGCCGACCGGGCTCCACGTCCTCGCGCGGCTCGACCTCCACCACCACGTGCTCGCGCGCGGCGCGCGCCTCGACCGCATCGTCTGCGAGACGAAGGAGCGGAGGTCGCTCATCGACCTCAGCTACGGCGCCCTCGGCGAAGGCCTCTTCGGGATCGGCCTCCATCGCGGCGTCCTCTTCGAGACGCTCTTCGGCGCGGTCCGGCGCGAGCCCAACATCGTCGTGCAGCCAGGGATCGAGGTCGTCGATCTCGCGCGCGCCGCGCCGAACGGACGCGAGCGCAGGAGCTGGTTCGTCGACGCGGCCGGCGAGCGGCACGGCCCGCACGAGCTCGTCATCGCCGCCGACGGCGCGCGCTCGCAGCTCCGCGACGACTCGAGCACGAGCAAGCGCATCACCCCCTATCCGTGGGGCGCGCTCTGGTTCGTCGGCATCGATCCCTCGAAGCTCAACCCCGACGGGACGCGCGACGAGCGCGCGCGCACGCTGCATCAGGTCGTCGACGGCAGCCGCCGCATGCTCGGCATGCTCCCCACCGGCCGCGCGCCGACCGGCCTCGCCGAGCCGCGGCAGCCCGATCCGCGGCTCATCAGCCTCTTCTGGAGCATTCGCTGCGACCGCGTCGAAGAGTGGCGCAAGGCCGGCCTCCCTGCCTGGAAGGACGAGGTCCGCGCGCTCGCGCCCGAGGTCGAGACCGTGCTCGAGCAGATCGAGGACCCCGCGCAGCTCCTCTTCGCGCAGTACCACGACGTCGTCATGCATCGCTGGCACACGCGGAACGTCGCGTACCTCGGCGACGCCGCGCACGCGACGAGCCCGCAGCTCGGCCAGGGCACGAACCTCGCGCTCTGGGACGCGATGGAGCTCGCCGACGCCCTCGCGGACGAGAAGCAGAACCTCGCCGCCGCGCTCGCCGACTACTCGCGCCGGCGCGAAGACCACCTCGCGTTCTACCAGCTCGCGACGCGCTGGCTCACGCCGTTCTTCCAAGGCGACGTGGAGGAGCTCGGCAAGCTCCGCGATTTCGCGATGCCGCTCATGGGCAAGGTCCCGTGGATGAAGCGGATGATGACGCTCGGAATGCTCGGCGTCGTCGACGGCTTCGGCGGCAAGACGCTCACGCTGAAGCTCCCGGTCGTCCACCGCGTGAAGCCGCTCAAGGTGCCGCGGGCGTCGCAGAGCGGCGAGAAGAGCGAAAAGGCCGAGAAGCCCGCGCGCGTCGAGGCGTCCGAAGACGCCCCGAGCGCGTGA
- a CDS encoding DEAD/DEAH box helicase — protein sequence MQEELAWLYAGLSLRIAVVTGGGGYRDELRAFRAKPSIVVGTPGRLLDHLKRGSIDASDVGTFVLDEADRMLDMGFRDDIEAIFGHAPSERRTHLVSATFPREVKSLADRLQSDPAAVEGTPLGTANQDIEHLVHLVDQRERLAAIINLLLEDAEGQTLIFARTRADVAELTGLLQDAGFSIAMLSGEMEQAERNRALAAFKRGAADALVATDVAARGIDVTDVTRVIHADPPTDADAYTHRSGRTGRAGKKGISSVLVTPRELARTTALLGRAKLRWRFAPIPTAEMLRDARDAKLLARLGADFVEGDAIDERSLALAERILASGEPARAIGRLVQAALKLSAEPREVTPIAPPEERERRDQGRAPTREGYVRFRVSWGTVYGAEVRRLVAMLCRRGKIEGRDIGAINLGRTSSVVEVAARVADPFERAAAKPDPRDPRIHIRRWSDEPTRAQELEATRPPRATGATAKKERASTRDLAVPDRPSRAAAKKERASTRDVALPELAPVAPPDRPSRAAKKERVVAAPDSAPATVPDRPSRAAAKKERASAHDVATPAPPSSRSVTKQGSAADANAPKKKGKKKREETPFTPRDAVIRREPRSTKDVAEPPRDHAPSGGPPFKAWKKPDDRGGKQPWKKGPPIPGAHRGARDDRGPSGHDDRGPNRAPRDDRTPNDRAPRDDRKPNRGPHGKHAPHDRASRDDRGQPPWKQGPRDDRGPRDDRHPSARGGGGGTRGGPPPWERSGPRRGGGHAPPKRRGPR from the coding sequence GTGCAGGAGGAGCTCGCGTGGCTCTACGCCGGGCTCTCGCTCCGCATCGCGGTCGTCACCGGCGGCGGCGGGTACCGCGACGAGCTGCGTGCGTTCCGCGCGAAGCCGTCGATCGTGGTCGGGACGCCGGGGCGCCTCCTCGATCACCTCAAGCGCGGCTCGATCGACGCGAGCGACGTCGGCACGTTCGTCCTCGACGAGGCGGACCGCATGCTCGACATGGGGTTCCGCGACGACATCGAGGCGATCTTCGGCCACGCGCCTTCGGAGCGGCGGACGCACCTCGTGTCGGCGACGTTCCCGCGCGAGGTGAAGTCGCTCGCGGATCGTCTCCAGAGCGATCCGGCGGCGGTCGAGGGGACGCCGCTCGGGACCGCGAACCAGGACATCGAGCACCTCGTCCACCTCGTCGATCAGCGCGAGCGCCTCGCCGCGATCATCAACCTGCTGCTCGAGGACGCGGAGGGCCAGACGCTCATCTTCGCGCGGACGCGCGCCGACGTCGCGGAGCTCACCGGACTCTTGCAAGATGCAGGTTTCTCGATCGCGATGCTCTCCGGCGAGATGGAGCAAGCGGAGCGCAACCGCGCGCTCGCGGCCTTCAAGCGCGGCGCGGCGGACGCGCTCGTCGCGACCGACGTCGCGGCGCGCGGCATCGACGTGACCGACGTGACGCGCGTGATCCACGCCGATCCGCCGACCGACGCGGACGCGTACACGCACCGCAGCGGCCGCACGGGCCGCGCGGGGAAGAAGGGGATCAGCTCGGTCCTCGTCACGCCGCGCGAGCTCGCGCGCACGACCGCGCTCCTCGGCCGCGCGAAGCTCCGCTGGCGCTTCGCGCCGATCCCGACGGCGGAGATGCTCCGCGACGCGCGCGACGCGAAGCTCCTCGCGCGCCTGGGCGCCGATTTCGTCGAGGGCGATGCGATCGACGAGCGGAGCCTCGCGCTGGCGGAGCGCATCCTCGCGTCGGGCGAGCCCGCGCGCGCGATCGGCCGTCTGGTGCAAGCGGCGCTGAAGCTCTCGGCGGAGCCACGCGAGGTGACGCCGATCGCGCCGCCGGAGGAGCGAGAGCGCCGGGACCAGGGCCGCGCCCCGACGCGCGAGGGCTACGTGCGCTTCCGCGTCTCGTGGGGCACCGTGTACGGCGCGGAGGTCCGGCGGCTCGTGGCGATGCTATGCCGCCGCGGCAAGATCGAGGGCCGCGACATCGGCGCGATCAACCTGGGCCGCACGAGCTCGGTCGTCGAGGTCGCCGCCCGCGTCGCCGACCCCTTCGAGCGCGCCGCCGCGAAGCCCGACCCGCGCGATCCACGCATCCACATCCGCAGGTGGAGCGACGAGCCGACGCGCGCGCAGGAGCTCGAGGCGACTCGACCGCCGCGGGCGACAGGGGCGACGGCGAAGAAGGAGCGCGCTTCGACGCGCGACCTCGCGGTGCCGGACCGACCTTCGCGCGCCGCGGCCAAGAAGGAGCGCGCTTCGACGCGCGATGTCGCCTTGCCCGAGCTCGCGCCTGTTGCGCCACCGGATCGGCCGTCGCGGGCGGCAAAGAAGGAGCGGGTCGTCGCCGCGCCCGATTCTGCGCCTGCGACGGTGCCGGATCGGCCTTCGCGCGCGGCGGCCAAGAAGGAGCGCGCTTCGGCGCATGATGTTGCAACGCCGGCCCCGCCGTCCTCGCGCTCGGTGACGAAGCAGGGCTCGGCGGCGGACGCGAATGCGCCGAAGAAGAAGGGCAAGAAGAAGCGCGAGGAGACGCCGTTCACGCCGCGCGACGCCGTCATCCGCCGCGAGCCGCGCTCGACGAAGGACGTCGCCGAGCCACCGCGCGACCACGCACCGAGCGGAGGGCCGCCGTTCAAGGCGTGGAAGAAGCCGGACGATCGCGGCGGCAAGCAGCCATGGAAGAAGGGCCCGCCGATCCCCGGTGCCCACCGCGGCGCTCGCGACGACCGTGGACCAAGCGGCCACGACGATCGCGGCCCCAACCGCGCCCCCCGCGACGACCGCACCCCCAACGATCGTGCACCGCGCGACGACCGCAAGCCGAACCGCGGACCGCACGGGAAGCACGCACCCCACGACCGCGCATCCCGCGACGACCGCGGACAGCCGCCGTGGAAGCAGGGCCCGCGTGACGACCGCGGACCACGCGACGACCGCCACCCCAGCGCGCGTGGCGGTGGAGGCGGGACGCGTGGTGGACCCCCACCGTGGGAGCGCTCCGGGCCGCGTCGCGGCGGTGGTCATGCTCCGCCGAAGCGCCGCGGACCACGGTAA
- a CDS encoding FHA domain-containing protein — translation MDLWSDHDEEHAPCCGACASIGDEPPLAGATFRYDASERLVIRARSRGETKEYAVTKEVVVVGRAQGRVDLVLPDSVISRVQCRFVFAHGVVEVEDMRSTCGTAVGGEMITRTTLREGDVVRVGDSELEVRRA, via the coding sequence ATGGATCTCTGGAGCGACCACGACGAGGAGCACGCGCCTTGCTGCGGCGCGTGTGCTTCGATCGGCGACGAGCCTCCGCTCGCCGGCGCGACGTTCCGCTACGACGCGAGCGAACGGCTCGTCATCCGCGCGCGGAGCAGGGGCGAGACGAAGGAGTACGCCGTCACGAAGGAGGTCGTCGTCGTCGGCCGCGCGCAGGGCCGCGTCGATCTCGTGCTCCCCGACAGCGTGATCAGCCGCGTCCAATGTCGCTTCGTCTTCGCGCACGGCGTCGTCGAGGTCGAGGACATGCGAAGCACCTGCGGTACCGCCGTGGGCGGCGAAATGATCACGCGGACGACGCTCCGCGAAGGAGACGTCGTCCGCGTCGGCGACAGCGAGCTCGAAGTCCGCCGCGCCTGA
- a CDS encoding thiolase family protein, whose amino-acid sequence MKDIVIIDAVRSAVGRAHKGSLSQKRPDELAGEVVRGLLARNPKVSAAEIEDLVLGCAMPEGEQGLNVARVVELLGGLPQEASAQTINRFCASGLQAIATAAGTIAMGSADLVLAGGVESMSMVPMTGNKLSASPEAMEKAASVYTPMGITAENVAKKFNVEREAQDKFALRSQKNGSEAVEKKVFAKEIVPVTAYRYAGEEKKAFTFDADELPRPDTTLEGLAALKPAFTQVGSVTAGNSSPLSDGAAAALVASADKAKALGVTGLGYLRAFVSVGVDPAIMGIGPVPAIKKLLAKTGMKIDQIDRFEINEAFASQAVYVQRELGIDDKVLNPNGGAIALGHPLGCTGAKLTATLLHGLHRTGGKWGIVSMCIGGGQGAAALFERI is encoded by the coding sequence ATGAAAGACATCGTCATCATCGACGCGGTTCGGAGCGCGGTGGGTCGCGCGCACAAGGGCTCTCTCTCGCAGAAGCGCCCGGACGAGTTGGCGGGCGAGGTCGTCCGCGGCCTGCTCGCGCGGAACCCGAAGGTGAGCGCCGCCGAGATCGAGGACCTCGTCCTCGGGTGCGCGATGCCGGAGGGGGAGCAGGGCCTCAACGTCGCGCGCGTGGTGGAGCTCCTCGGCGGTCTCCCGCAGGAGGCGAGCGCGCAGACGATCAACCGCTTCTGCGCGAGCGGCCTCCAGGCGATCGCGACCGCGGCCGGCACCATCGCGATGGGCTCGGCCGATCTCGTCCTCGCCGGCGGCGTCGAGTCGATGAGCATGGTCCCGATGACGGGGAACAAGCTCTCCGCGTCGCCGGAGGCGATGGAGAAGGCGGCGAGCGTCTACACGCCGATGGGCATCACGGCGGAGAACGTCGCGAAGAAGTTCAACGTCGAGCGCGAGGCGCAGGACAAGTTCGCGCTCCGCAGCCAGAAGAACGGCTCGGAGGCGGTCGAGAAGAAGGTCTTCGCGAAGGAGATCGTCCCCGTCACCGCGTATCGCTACGCGGGCGAGGAGAAGAAGGCGTTCACGTTCGACGCCGACGAGCTCCCGCGCCCCGACACCACGCTCGAGGGGCTCGCCGCGTTGAAGCCTGCGTTCACGCAGGTCGGCTCCGTCACCGCGGGCAACAGCTCGCCGCTCTCGGACGGCGCCGCCGCCGCGCTCGTCGCGAGCGCCGACAAGGCGAAGGCGCTCGGCGTCACGGGCCTCGGTTATCTCCGCGCGTTCGTGAGCGTCGGCGTGGACCCTGCGATCATGGGCATCGGCCCGGTGCCGGCGATCAAGAAGCTGCTCGCGAAGACGGGGATGAAGATCGACCAGATCGATCGCTTCGAGATCAACGAGGCGTTCGCGAGCCAGGCGGTCTACGTGCAGCGCGAGCTCGGCATCGACGACAAGGTGCTCAACCCGAACGGCGGCGCGATCGCGCTCGGCCACCCGCTCGGCTGCACCGGCGCGAAGCTCACCGCGACGCTGCTCCACGGCCTCCACCGCACGGGCGGCAAATGGGGCATCGTCTCGATGTGCATCGGCGGCGGCCAGGGCGCCGCGGCGCTGTTCGAGCGGATTTAG
- a CDS encoding FKBP-type peptidyl-prolyl cis-trans isomerase has protein sequence MDVQKGQIVRIDVELKVSGGDVIESSQKSGPVEYKHGSGQLLDALEKQLEGMKVGDEKKGTIKAADAFGAPSAQVTKTIPRASFPKETKLDVGQRFEAKITAGQPVFLEVTDVSEETIVAKVIHPLADKDIDFQVKVLAIRPPPPPVPPPPESIKGDDLLEDDA, from the coding sequence ATGGACGTGCAAAAAGGGCAGATCGTACGCATCGACGTCGAGCTCAAGGTGAGCGGAGGCGACGTCATCGAGTCTTCCCAGAAGAGCGGACCCGTCGAGTACAAGCACGGGTCGGGTCAGCTCCTCGACGCGCTCGAGAAGCAGCTCGAAGGGATGAAGGTCGGCGACGAGAAGAAGGGGACGATCAAAGCAGCGGACGCGTTCGGCGCGCCGTCGGCGCAGGTGACGAAGACGATCCCGCGCGCGTCCTTCCCGAAGGAGACGAAGCTCGACGTCGGCCAGCGCTTCGAGGCGAAGATCACCGCCGGCCAGCCCGTCTTCCTCGAGGTCACCGACGTCTCGGAGGAGACGATCGTCGCGAAGGTCATTCACCCGCTCGCCGACAAGGACATCGACTTCCAGGTGAAGGTGCTCGCGATCCGCCCGCCGCCGCCGCCGGTGCCGCCGCCGCCGGAGTCGATCAAAGGCGACGACCTGCTCGAAGACGACGCCTGA
- a CDS encoding efflux RND transporter periplasmic adaptor subunit — translation MEAKLRSFAVVPLLAVALAGCKQSAAAEQQRPPKPPAHVEKAEVVDADAPVLLHLTGTLRGMKEADLAANAAGRVLRTFVERGDEVKAGTVVAQLDTSAAALALKQAAVDVQTSKTQESINQADCARFEPLMKSGAISPAEYDNAIAKCKTAPLHLLSAQARESIAAKNVGDGTIRAPFSGVVSERYVEVGEYVMPNSKVVSIAENSDLRLELTIPEANIAAVKKDADVSFTVAAYPDKVFHGKVRHVSGSVRATTRDLVAEAVVPNPDRLLRPGMFTDVAISTGTRPLPSVPAAAVFERQDKKRVFVVKDGRLEERVLQEGPVVDERLAVESGVKTGEKVAIGNLANLLNGQSVD, via the coding sequence ATGGAAGCGAAGCTCAGGTCGTTCGCCGTCGTTCCCCTCCTCGCCGTCGCTCTCGCCGGGTGCAAGCAGTCCGCCGCCGCGGAGCAGCAGAGGCCGCCCAAGCCCCCGGCTCACGTCGAGAAGGCGGAGGTCGTCGACGCGGACGCGCCCGTCCTCCTCCACCTCACCGGCACGCTCCGGGGCATGAAGGAGGCCGACCTCGCCGCCAACGCGGCCGGGCGTGTGCTTCGCACGTTCGTCGAGCGCGGCGACGAGGTGAAGGCCGGCACCGTCGTCGCGCAGCTCGACACGAGCGCCGCCGCGCTCGCGCTGAAGCAGGCCGCGGTCGACGTCCAGACCTCGAAGACACAGGAGTCGATCAACCAGGCCGACTGCGCGCGCTTCGAGCCGCTGATGAAGAGCGGCGCGATCAGCCCCGCCGAGTACGACAACGCGATCGCCAAGTGCAAGACCGCGCCGCTCCACCTCCTCTCCGCGCAGGCGCGCGAGAGCATCGCGGCCAAGAACGTCGGCGACGGGACGATCCGCGCGCCCTTCTCCGGCGTCGTCTCCGAGCGCTACGTCGAGGTCGGCGAATACGTGATGCCCAATTCCAAGGTCGTCTCCATCGCCGAGAACAGCGACCTCCGCCTCGAGCTCACGATCCCGGAGGCGAACATCGCCGCGGTGAAGAAGGACGCCGACGTCTCCTTCACCGTCGCGGCGTACCCCGACAAGGTCTTCCACGGCAAGGTCCGCCACGTCTCCGGCTCCGTCCGCGCGACGACGCGCGACCTCGTCGCCGAGGCGGTCGTCCCGAACCCGGACCGCCTCCTCCGCCCCGGCATGTTCACCGACGTCGCCATCTCGACCGGGACGCGTCCCCTCCCCTCCGTCCCCGCCGCCGCCGTCTTCGAGCGCCAGGACAAGAAGCGCGTCTTCGTGGTCAAAGACGGCCGCCTCGAGGAGCGCGTGCTCCAGGAGGGCCCCGTCGTCGACGAGCGCCTCGCGGTCGAGAGCGGCGTCAAGACGGGCGAGAAGGTCGCGATTGGCAACTTGGCCAATCTCCTCAATGGCCAGTCGGTCGACTGA
- a CDS encoding efflux RND transporter permease subunit, producing MQWLARISVRRPVFASVLILAIMVLGVVGYSRLGVDQFPNVDIPIVVVTTHLEGASPEEIEIDVTDKIEAAVNTIAGIDELNSTSSEGVSQVIISFKLEKDLETAVNDVRDKINRVTQDLPKGIDAPIVTKVDPGATPVLLVGVRAKDNGGSVREISEVADKTVRRQLETINGVGQVTITGSRERQINILMNPTALRAENITASDVLRTLQSQNLMTPGGSLETGPKSVTLKIEGRVASREAIERLVIKSTDGRILRIGDVAKVVDGMKDVESLARYDGQDIVVLSIVKQSGTNTIEVTDAVLKRLDAIRQTLPPSAELVVVRDNSQSIRTSVHAVTEHLVLGALFASLVVLLFLGNVRSTLIAAVAIPTSVVGTFGLMYVQGYTLNGITLLALALAVGLVIDDAIVVLENIVRFIDERKMKPFPASILATKDIGLAVLATTLSLMAVFVPVAFIGGIPGRFLKSFGYTMAFSVGVSLIVSFTLTPMMSARMLRPHESNVLTRVVDKLYAPIERLYMAALRFSLGRRWVVAAACAVTLGSCVPVAKSLPSSFLPQDDKAKFQVTMRAPEGTSSEETLVIAERAAVDLRQLPGVTHILITVAEDQQATRNYAQIYVDMVDPEKRELSQFDAMNMARDKVVAKLPPGMRVNVAEVPDFSVGSNTQNIQWVMSGTDIGLLQQYADTITKDLKESGLAVDVDTTSLPGRPEVKVRIDRDRAADLGVSVSDVAATLQMLVAGVKASTYPENGEEYDIRIRAESQYRVDASSLNLMNVPSSKYGNVPLGQVVKWSDGTAPSRINRYGRERQITLLANAAPGVGEDKVSAFIQKRFEEQGPPANYHLQPTGRTKSQAETGAGFLLAIGIAFVFMYLILAAQFESWLYPGIILASLPLTVPFAFISLKLFGQSLNLFSMLGLLVLFGVVKKNGILQVDHTNALRAKGVDRLTSLLQGNRERLRPILMTTIAFVAGMLPLILSKGIGSGLNKATASIVIGGQTLSLLLTLLAVPVLHSYVDSVRDWLARRSAGRTKIDRGEDEVDAAIAGVYPLDTSHAAGE from the coding sequence ATGCAATGGCTAGCTCGTATTTCGGTCCGTCGGCCGGTCTTCGCGTCCGTCCTCATCCTCGCGATCATGGTCCTCGGCGTCGTCGGGTATTCCCGATTGGGCGTCGACCAATTCCCGAACGTCGATATCCCGATCGTCGTCGTGACGACGCACCTCGAGGGCGCCTCGCCGGAGGAGATCGAAATCGACGTCACCGACAAGATCGAGGCCGCGGTCAACACCATCGCCGGCATCGACGAGCTCAACTCGACGTCGAGCGAGGGCGTGTCGCAGGTCATCATCTCGTTCAAGCTCGAGAAGGACCTCGAGACGGCGGTGAACGACGTCCGCGACAAGATCAACCGCGTGACGCAGGACCTCCCGAAGGGGATCGACGCGCCCATCGTCACGAAGGTCGACCCGGGCGCGACGCCGGTGCTCCTCGTCGGCGTCCGCGCGAAGGACAATGGCGGCAGCGTCCGCGAGATCTCCGAGGTCGCGGACAAGACCGTGCGCCGCCAGCTCGAGACGATCAACGGCGTCGGCCAGGTCACGATCACGGGCAGCCGCGAGCGCCAGATCAACATCCTGATGAACCCGACCGCGCTGCGCGCGGAGAACATCACCGCGTCCGACGTCCTCCGTACGCTGCAGTCGCAGAACCTCATGACGCCGGGCGGCTCGCTCGAGACCGGCCCCAAGAGCGTCACGCTGAAGATCGAGGGGCGCGTCGCCAGCCGCGAGGCGATCGAGCGGCTCGTCATCAAGTCCACCGACGGCCGCATCCTCCGCATCGGCGACGTCGCGAAGGTCGTCGACGGGATGAAGGACGTCGAGAGCCTCGCGCGCTATGACGGACAGGACATCGTCGTCCTCTCGATCGTGAAGCAGTCCGGCACGAACACGATCGAGGTCACCGACGCGGTCCTGAAGCGCCTCGACGCGATCCGCCAGACGCTCCCGCCGAGCGCCGAGCTCGTCGTCGTCCGCGACAACTCGCAGTCGATCCGCACGAGCGTCCACGCCGTCACCGAGCACCTCGTCCTCGGCGCGCTCTTCGCCTCGCTCGTCGTCCTCCTCTTCCTCGGCAACGTCCGCAGCACGCTCATCGCCGCGGTCGCGATCCCCACCTCGGTCGTCGGCACGTTCGGCCTGATGTACGTGCAGGGCTACACCCTCAACGGCATCACGCTCCTCGCGCTCGCGCTCGCGGTCGGCCTCGTCATCGACGACGCGATCGTCGTCCTCGAGAACATCGTCCGCTTCATCGACGAGCGGAAGATGAAGCCGTTCCCCGCCTCGATCCTCGCGACCAAGGACATCGGCCTCGCCGTCCTCGCGACGACGCTCTCGCTGATGGCGGTCTTCGTCCCGGTCGCCTTCATCGGCGGCATCCCCGGCCGCTTCCTGAAGAGCTTCGGCTACACGATGGCGTTCTCGGTCGGCGTCTCGCTCATCGTCAGCTTCACCCTCACGCCGATGATGTCGGCGCGCATGCTGCGCCCGCACGAGTCGAACGTCCTCACCCGCGTCGTCGACAAGCTCTACGCGCCGATCGAGCGCCTCTACATGGCCGCGCTCCGCTTCTCGCTCGGCCGCCGCTGGGTCGTCGCGGCGGCGTGCGCGGTCACGCTCGGCTCCTGCGTCCCGGTCGCGAAATCGCTCCCCTCGTCGTTCCTCCCCCAGGACGACAAGGCGAAGTTCCAGGTCACGATGCGCGCGCCGGAGGGCACGAGCTCGGAGGAGACGCTCGTCATCGCCGAGCGCGCCGCGGTCGACCTCCGCCAGCTGCCGGGCGTCACGCATATCCTGATTACCGTCGCGGAGGACCAGCAGGCGACTCGCAACTACGCGCAGATCTACGTCGACATGGTCGACCCCGAGAAGCGCGAGCTCTCGCAGTTCGACGCGATGAACATGGCGCGCGACAAGGTCGTCGCGAAGCTGCCGCCGGGAATGCGCGTCAACGTCGCCGAAGTCCCCGACTTCTCGGTCGGCTCGAACACCCAGAACATCCAGTGGGTCATGTCCGGCACCGACATCGGCCTCCTCCAGCAATACGCCGACACGATCACGAAGGACCTCAAGGAATCGGGCCTCGCGGTGGACGTCGACACGACGAGCCTGCCGGGCCGCCCCGAGGTGAAGGTCCGCATCGACCGCGATCGCGCGGCGGACCTCGGCGTGAGCGTCTCCGACGTCGCCGCGACGCTCCAGATGCTCGTCGCGGGCGTGAAGGCCTCCACGTATCCCGAGAACGGCGAGGAATACGACATTCGCATTCGCGCGGAGTCGCAATACCGCGTCGACGCGTCCTCGCTCAACTTGATGAACGTGCCCTCGAGCAAATACGGAAATGTGCCGCTCGGCCAGGTCGTGAAGTGGTCCGACGGCACCGCGCCCTCCCGCATCAACCGCTACGGCCGTGAGCGCCAGATCACGCTCCTCGCCAACGCGGCGCCGGGTGTGGGGGAAGACAAGGTCAGCGCGTTCATCCAGAAGCGCTTCGAGGAGCAGGGCCCGCCCGCGAACTACCACCTTCAGCCGACGGGGCGCACGAAGTCCCAGGCCGAGACCGGCGCCGGATTCCTCCTCGCGATCGGGATCGCCTTCGTCTTCATGTACCTGATCCTCGCGGCGCAGTTCGAGTCGTGGCTCTACCCCGGCATCATCCTGGCCTCCCTCCCGCTCACCGTGCCGTTCGCCTTCATTTCACTGAAGCTCTTCGGGCAGAGCCTGAACCTATTCTCGATGCTGGGTCTCCTCGTGCTCTTCGGGGTCGTGAAGAAGAACGGCATCCTCCAGGTCGATCACACGAACGCGCTCCGCGCGAAGGGCGTCGACCGCCTCACGTCGCTGCTGCAGGGCAACCGCGAGCGTCTCCGTCCCATCCTGATGACGACGATCGCGTTCGTGGCCGGCATGCTGCCGCTCATCCTCTCGAAGGGCATCGGCTCGGGCCTCAACAAGGCGACGGCGAGCATCGTCATCGGCGGCCAGACGCTCTCGCTCCTCCTCACCCTCCTGGCCGTCCCGGTGTTGCACAGCTACGTCGACAGCGTCCGCGACTGGCTCGCGCGCCGCTCCGCGGGCCGCACGAAGATCGACCGCGGCGAGGACGAGGTCGACGCCGCGATCGCGGGGGTCTATCCGCTCGATACGTCGCACGCCGCCGGCGAGTAG
- a CDS encoding helix-turn-helix transcriptional regulator, with protein MTHAADFLRPSGATGVLQTGGHQAGESRRAGELQAKLDVPASTLSHHIDRLARTGLLAARRDGTYIYYSAALRALTDYLWEDCCKGGKSSCC; from the coding sequence ATGACTCACGCGGCAGATTTTCTGCGTCCTTCGGGGGCGACCGGCGTCCTCCAGACAGGAGGCCATCAAGCTGGAGAGTCACGCCGAGCCGGCGAGCTCCAGGCGAAGCTCGACGTCCCCGCGTCGACGTTGAGCCATCACATCGACCGCCTCGCGCGCACGGGCCTCCTCGCGGCGCGGCGCGACGGGACGTACATTTATTACAGCGCCGCGCTGCGCGCCCTCACCGACTACCTCTGGGAAGACTGCTGCAAGGGCGGGAAGTCCAGCTGCTGCTGA